The DNA window gttacctaggtcggcgtcttttcaactgcacgctttgtactaaccgtacatatacgtgttcatcatcagataatagatgacagctgtattaagaacagactttacgccttcagattctgatcactgcttctgagttgatcaagtttctcttctggaaatactccttctgaagtgtgctgatataagactgaatgatcttctgatccattacttctaatgtacacagcttctggaggttcacttctttgttctgcaacttctgataagacaaaactgtatctgcagaaattcttaagcactttgattcatcagaaacaagtttatcatcaaaacagatgtttattgatttgtccacaatcaatgtttcaatgttttatattctgtagcatttagagcaatcagaaaaatcaagaatgaaacaccaatgctttagagacaaacaaaacagatggttccaagactaataaactttcttttctgaattcctacaaacaaagtttcttcaacagatttaagaaccagaacttgaaagacaatctttcttcccttcaagtgttgagaccaacttgaatccaggtgtcaggtcatgttgaatgttgtcttctttgttatcaagagaatctgcaaaagaaataatctttttctttggtacccacatcttcttgggtcctttcttgttagattttctcaagttctgattgaacttggatttgaCATTATAATCAataagaggaacagcatgataattcttaatgtgagtttcatgatatttcctaggttgtgtcacatgcttcttagtgtgtgttatgtgaaaactttgtgcatgtgaggtgtgcctaatatcatgagagtggccatacttgaactgatcatacaatggcttgtatgtaattttcatttcatcaacaggttcaagtttgtatggggtttcaccctcataaccaatgccaactcttttgtttccagacacagcatatatcatagaagctagctgacttctgccaatacttctagataagaactttctgaaacttaaatcatattctttcagaatatggttcagactaggagtggatttttctgaatcagaaggagatccaacattattggataattttaaaagtttttcttttaattcagaattcaccaactcaagcttctttgtttcaaattcaaattgctttttcagctttttgtatttgagactaatctgagacttgagttccagaagttcagttagaccggaaactaactcatctctagtaagttcagaaaatacctcttcagaatctgattctgatgtagattctgatccgtcatcttctgtcgccatcagcgcacagttggcctgctcatcttctgaatcatcttctgactcatcccaggttgccataagacctttcttcttatgaaactttttcttgggactttccttctgaagatttggacattcattcttgtagtgtccaggctcattgcattcatagcacatgaccttcttcttgtcaaaccttctttcatcagaagattctccacgttcaaatttccttgaacttctgaagcctctgaacttcctttgcttggtcttccagagttgatttagccttctggaaatcatggacagttcatcttcttcttcagattctgattcttcaggatcttcttctctagcctgaaaagcgttagtgcatttcttgatattggattttaatgcaatagacttacctttcttttgaggctcatttgcgtccagctcaatctcatggcttctcaaggcactgataagctcttccagagaaacttcattcagattcttcgcaatcttgaatgcagtcaccatcggaccccatcttctgggtaagcttctgatgatcttctttacatgatcagccttggtgtatcctttgtcaagaactctcaatccagcagtcagagtttgaaatctcgaaaacatcttttcaatgtcttcatcatcctccatcttgaaggcttcatacttctggattaaggcaagagcttttgtctccttgacttgagcatttccttcatgagtcattttcaaggactcatatatgtcataggccgtttccctgttagatatcttctcatactcagcatgagagatagcattcagcaaaacagttctacatttatgatgattcctgaaaagcttcttttggtcatcattcatttcttgccttgacagcttcacacctctggcatttactggatgtttgtaaccatccatcagaagatcccatagatcaccatctagacccagaaaataactttccagtttatctttccagtattcaaagttttcaccatcaaataccggcggtctagtataaccattgttaccgttgtattgctcagcagagccagatgtagatgcaggtgtaggtgtagtcctttcactttcatcaaccatcttttaaatgaagcgtttttctcttcctgaatcttttctaaacacggttaagtgcttgcaccttagaaccggcgctctgatgccaattgaaggatagaaaaacacttagaaaggggggattgaataagtgtgacttaaaatcttgagcgataaaaataaaatgcacaattatttttatcctggttcgctgttaacgaagctactccagtccacccccgcagagatgatttacctcaactgaggatttaatccactaatcgcacggattacaatggttttccacttagccgcaactaagtcttccagagtcttctgatcacaacctgatcactccaggaacaactgcttagttcactcctaagacttttctagagtctactgatcaacacggtcactctaggcttagttcactcctaagactttctgctcagccaactgccaagacttcttgctcagccaactgccaagacttcctgctcagccaactgccaagacttcctgctcagccaactgctaagacttcctagagtatactgatcaactgatcactctagttccttacaacttaatgtaatctattcaagagtttacaaatgcttcttaaaagcgataatcacaactgtgatatttctcttacaatttaagcttaatctcactaagatattacaacagcaatgtagtgagctttgatgaagatgaagattctgagcttttgatttgaacagagtttcagcaagttaatttgaattgtctttgttcaggatcgttaaccttgcttctcatcagaacttcatatttataggcgtttgagaagatgaccgttgaatgcatttaatgctttgcgtgttccgtacagctttgcatttaatgttatacgcttttgtcaactacctcgagccttgttcacgctgtgtctactgacgtagcctttagtagctttaacgttccttttgtcagtcagcgtagtctgccacgtgtacttccttctgatctgatgtttgtgaatacgacgtttgaatatcatcagagtcaaacagcttggtgcatagcatcttctgatcttctgaccttgaagtgcttctgagcgtgataccatcttctgatctttagtgcttctgatctcatgttcttctgatgcttccatagacccatgttctgattctgcttcgaccatcttctgatgtcttgccagaccatgttctgatgttgcatgctgaaccatttgagacacatcttctgagcgctgaattatgcgtactctttatatatttcctgaaagggaaattgcattggattagagtaccatattatcttaagcaaaattcatattattgttatcatcaaaactaagataattgataagaacaaatcttgttctaacactcctttcccagactggttcgtgtgtgggaatgctttcaaaattcttcaagagagtaccaaaaaacgcgctgaacgagtggtcccgactaagcataccctggatactttcaaagggcatcttcatatagatcttgaacacgttcgtgtcttgactccaatacccgaaggtttGGGTCTAGTTAATCTTTAgactgactcttctttctcttatcGAAATAATAATTCCAATCTTTGTTACAGTTGTTGCTCGAAAGAGAAAGGTTAAAGCAACTCCTGCGCAGAAAGATTCTGAGGCCTCGAAGAGCAATAAGCCAAGTGGGAGCGATTCTATTACGACTGACGCGAAACCCACGGTACACACATTTCATATTCCAACTTGCACGTCTTACGAATAGCGCTTATTTTTCTCCTTTTCacttttcagagttcgaagcctccaatgccttcgaagcgaaaagttcTTCCAACTACTACTCCAGACGTTGCTTCCGATGAGGAAGACAAGTCTCCCCCTCGTACCAGGCAAGGGCATAAAAAGAGACAGAAGGTCACCACTCCTGTGGGCAAAGGGAAAGGACCCGGGTCTTCGAATATTACCTCTTCGAGTGATAAGGTGTCTTCTGAAGAATCGCCTTTAAAAGCCACTAGTAATGCTCTCGTGATGGAAAGCCACAATTCAAGTCCAGCCACTAATACAGCTAAGGTATCTAGGCTTTGCATCATAATCATTTCTATAAATCTTATTTCGAATGATTAAGTTAACGTCACCTTATGATTGCAGGATGATATTGGAACAGCTACTTCTGATTTCAACTCCTTCAACGCTGCCATTGACCTTGGTAATCTTCAAGGTGAGCAAAGAAGTCTTTTGCTTATGTCGAATGATTCTCTTGCAACTCTTACACCACAATTAAccatatttgttcatttttgcAGATGTCCCTCAACACACCTCTCATATACTTTCACCAGTCCTCGAAGACGCTCCTCCTCTTGCCACTATCAATACTGTATCCTCTGTTGAAGGAAGCCATTcgactgatgattctcctcctactCTCAAAGACGCAAACATGGGTGAGGAGGACCAATTCTCAGGCGAAGATAATGCAGCTGTACCATCGACTAGGGGTGAGGACACCGTATCTGATCAAGGTGTCGTGGAAGAAACCTCCAAGTTGATCGAAACTGACCTCTGTGGAAATTCAAATTTCGAAACTGTAGTTATTCCTGAAACTACTCCAATGCCTGCCCCAGCCATacctactccttcagaattggagcaacttAGGCAAACTGATTCTCTCAGCTTTCTTAAAACCATGATGAACATTGATAGTACTTCAGCTCTTGCGTCCGAAGCTTCTCCAACTGTTCAGACCAAGTCTGGAGACAAAGAGGACACCCCTGGCCTCCTTCATCAAATAAAGGAGAATTTCTTCGAAACGAACCTCGTCGAAATCTTAAGTAAGGACTCCACGAGATGTCATGGCTTGAAGCAActcttgaagaaagtggatttacttctggtTTCGAAAGAGGTCTCAGATGTGATTGTACTTCTGGGCTCTTTAATCGACCAGCTTTAGTCTAACATTCTTCGACAGAACAATGTTAATGAGCAGCTTGCTGCAAAAATGGCCtctcatagttcttcatggaaagctgccaCTGAGGCAACCAACAAGGGTGACGCTCTTAGGTTGGAAcgtttgaagaaccaagaagaatatGATGAGTGTGAGAAAAATATACAATCTTGGAAACAAGAGATTAAGAAACTCGAAGAGAAGATACAGGAAGCTGAGTCTCGCCAAGCAACCATTCAACAAACCAATGATCAAGAGATAACTGAAGTAGCGCGACTAGGTATCCAACACTTCGAAGCTGCGCAGAAAttggtgccagagatcgaagagttaAAGAAGCAACGAGCATtgcttgagcttcgtatgtcttcgtgggaggctcagtattcgaagatcaaAGATAGCCTTCCTAGGGATTTCAGTTAATTTTCTTCGAACTTTGTATTACCTTTTGTGGCGTAAatccctttgttttgtaatcgctCATTTTCAGAACATATGTATGCGAAACTCGTCTTTTTATGTGTTCACATTTTTTGCTCTGAGATGACCAATGGTAATGTTTAGCAATACTTCGAAATATTGTCAATATATTTCTTTTTACGCCACAATAACCTTAATGAATGCCTCACGTGGCTCGATTGCCCTTCGCAGCCCTAAACTTGACGTTTCTCcttcccttagccgtaatcatcaTTATTTGCTGACTTCATTTCCTCTCaaacgtctctttaagacgtgtGTGCATCAGTTTTTATGATTACgttccaacttccaagggcgggaaacggcggtgaccataacttctctctggaaacaccaaacgcagtctaatcaatcattaaaactgAAACGTTTCCTTATCGCTCATTTTGACTATATAAAGGGTTAGTGTCCCATTCTTTTCTTCACGCTTTTTTCAAACCTTCACTTCAGAATTCTTTTCTTCCTTCTCGTGTTCTTTTCAACCACAATCTTTTTCAACCTTTAGCATGGCACTCAACAGCAACCTAACCTATGCTAACATTAGAACTCTTATTAAAAAAGAGTTCAAACCCTGCCCAGAAGAATTCAGCAGGCATTACATCAGCCTTCGTGCTCTTTTCCACAATCAGGGGATGGGATTTTACCCAACAATTTTAGAAGGGAATGTTTATCCCAAGATGCTTGCtcatttctggatgtttgcgtaccTACGCATTGATCCTGAAGGAAGAACTACCATAGTTTCTGAAGTTCGAGGGGCTGAAGTTTCTATCACGCCCTCCACCATCTCTGACTTGTTGCGCTGCAGCAACACTGGAGcaacctttgatgataacagtttCACCATGACCACTTCTGTCTTACTGAAGGGTCTCATGGAGAATGATCCATAtagcgccaaagtcatcaggatttggcatcaacttctagtgggtaACTTTTACCCACGAAGTTGTGATGAGAACAACATTATGGTGGAGGACTTAGAGTTCATCTCCTGTGCTTTGCGAGGGGtgaagatcaactttcctttGTTGATCTTCAAACGACTCGTGGAAATTGTCGCTTTAACTTCCTCTCGAGAGGGTTCAGTAAGTTGCCTTCCTTTTGGGAGGTTTTTATCCTACTTGTTCCTCAAGAGAGGTGTAGTGCGAAGGATGCGAGATTTGGGGCGCATGAACATGTTCGAAGCAGAGGGTCTTCATATGCTGTCTTTGGAAGACTTAGAACAAAGGGTCAACTAAAGGGTAGatcctttttaggttttttttactGCTTCGCTTTTTGTAATCTTTGCTGCTCCATATGGACCAAAGTCGCTTGTACCTcctttttaaaattaatgaagatcTTCTGCCGTATTTTTATTTATACATGTTTTCTGGTCACGGAGCCATTTTGGTGCAAAcctaaccattttggcttacgtagtattacttagatgtctacgtttttgcaatctttacttcatgcatgcttggtttgtatctctttagatacttcccattcactcttaagatcctacgatcttttGCTAATTCCTCTATCTcgtaagcattatttgaaaatactttCATGATTCGAAAGggaccttcccagtgtggggaccatttccccaaagcttggttcttttgatctataggtaaaataactttccaaactaggtcattattaataaacgttttacctttcacctttttattgtatgctctggacaccctttctttctgtctctttatcatctccaaagctcgaagtctgtcttcgtccaagtcaactaattcattcatcatcagttcccagtacatgttagggggaatttctgcttgtctttgtatccggactgattgcaagtatatttcaactgggagtacc is part of the Vicia villosa cultivar HV-30 ecotype Madison, WI linkage group LG2, Vvil1.0, whole genome shotgun sequence genome and encodes:
- the LOC131646291 gene encoding serine/threonine-rich protein adg2-like, whose product is MASSSNALQPVLKLQTPMQMGNQEYIPNPNTAEERAIYASQVIIPFELSVKTYAFMGPLPGENSSPNKFFPAYYKTRPLVSKIKIDDEAAITGLRPTGETFDPNVLDVDTINFNEATVTYTAFIQQYHDQANAAVSDVEHIAFLSSKPPMPSKRKVLPTTTPDVASDEEDKSPPRTRQGHKKRQKVTTPVGKGKGPGSSNITSSSDKVSSEESPLKATSNALVMESHNSSPATNTAKDDIGTATSDFNSFNAAIDLGNLQDVPQHTSHILSPVLEDAPPLATINTVSSVEGSHSTDDSPPTLKDANMGEEDQFSGEDNAAVPSTRGEDTVSDQGVVEETSKLIETDLCGNSNFETVVIPETTPMPAPAIPTPSELEQLRQTDSLSFLKTMMNIDSTSALASEASPTVQTKSGDKEDTPGLLHQIKENFFETNLVEILSKDSTRCHGLKQLLKKVDLLLVSKEVSDVIVLLGSLIDQL